The following coding sequences lie in one Schistocerca serialis cubense isolate TAMUIC-IGC-003099 chromosome 12, iqSchSeri2.2, whole genome shotgun sequence genomic window:
- the LOC126428306 gene encoding complex III assembly factor LYRM7: MPNLRTEVLKSFKTLHQARKRVFQGDEVALNAARAKINEEYRKNKHVTDVSAVQELVKLAHDVAKELRASVVQARKIKDDMFELRITEETYKLDNIPGMPFQRCKS; encoded by the exons ATGCCAAATCTGAGGACTGAG GTTTTAAAATCTTTCAAAACACTTCACCAGGCCAGAAAACGTGTTTTCCAAGGTGATGAGGTTGCCCTTAATG CTGCCCGCGCAAAAATCAATGAGGAGTACCGAAAAAACAAACACGTGACAGATGTGTCAGCTGTGCAAGAG TTAGTCAAACTTGCACATGACGTGGCCAAGGAGCTGAGAGCATCAGTCGTTCAAGCCCGCAAAATCAAGGACGACATGTTTG AACTGAGAATTACTGAAGAAACTTACAAGTTGGACAACATTCCTGGGATGCCTTTCCAGAGATGTAAATCTTAG